Proteins from one Malaya genurostris strain Urasoe2022 chromosome 2, Malgen_1.1, whole genome shotgun sequence genomic window:
- the LOC131430175 gene encoding golgin subfamily A member 6-like protein 25 yields MRRPSRMRSLALLVISGCLCATWALADESVAVREKRSPTPFFFNKGHDDHHHHPEPKCVWEKKLAWKEDWKKVWESKKIEVWKSEWKKQQIPVWKKVEVPIWREVKVPDWKIVKTPYWKETEIPAWKEVKVPDWKKVTKPVWKEVQVPVWKEVQVPEWKQIWVPDTVKVGIPGEKYLGKDEHGWEYTSHDLWKKKMVWKPLWKKVWKTEKKEEWKTEKKLEWKDEWVQVWRTEKQQIWVKKKEEAWKEDKVEVWRIEKKQEWATEKKLEWKDEWKEIKVPAWKEIQIPAWKKVWKPVWEKACVPVSHGWH; encoded by the coding sequence GTAATATCTGGCTGCCTTTGTGCCACATGGGCTCTAGCGGATGAATCGGTCGCAGTTCGCGAGAAACGTAGTCCGACTCCGTTCTTCTTCAACAAAGGGCACGATGAtcaccaccaccacccggaaccGAAATGTGTGTGGGAGAAGAAACTAGCCTGGAAGGAGGACTGGAAGAAGGTCTGGGAGTCGAAGAAGATCGAAGTGTGGAAGTCCGAATGGAAGAAACAGCAGATTCCGGTCTGGAAGAAGGTCGAGGTACCGATCTGGCGTGAAGTCAAGGTGCCCGACTGGAAGATTGTGAAGACGCCTTACTGGAAGGAGACCGAGATTCCGGCCTGGAAGGAAGTCAAGGTGCCTGACTGGAAAAAGGTAACGAAACCGGTATGGAAGGAGGTACAGGTTCCCGTGTGGAAGGAAGTGCAGGTTCCCGAATGGAAGCAAATCTGGGTGCCGGACACCGTGAAAGTGGGTATCCCTGGTGAGAAATACCTCGGTAAGGACGAACACGGTTGGGAGTACACGAGCCACGATCTCTGGAAGAAAAAGATGGTCTGGAAACCACTGTGGAAGAAGGTATGGAAGACCGAAAAGAAGGAAGAGTGGAAGACTGAGAAGAAGCTGGAATGGAAGGATGAATGGGTTCAGGTATGGCGTACGGAAAAACAGCAAATCTGGGTAAAGAAGAAGGAAGAAGCGTGGAAAGAAGATAAGGTTGAAGTGTGGCGCATAGAGAAGAAACAGGAGTGGGCTACTGAGAAGAAGCTCGAATGGAAGGATGAGTGGAAAGAAATCAAGGTCCCAGCCTGGAAGGAAATTCAGATACCAGCTTGGAAGAAGGTGTGGAAGCCGGTTTGGGAGAAGGCCTGCGTCCCAGTCAGCCATGGATGGCATTAG